The stretch of DNA CCGGCAGTTGCGGCGGCCGGGATCGGAGTCAGCAACTCGATCGGCTTCTTCGAAGGCCTGCCCAAAGAGCTGACGGTCCAGCCGCCGTCGCAATCCACCAGGGTTCTCACCTCCGACGGCCAGCCGATCGCGACGTTCTACGCCGAGAACCGCGTGCGGATTCCACTGGACCAGATGTCGCCGTACATCAAGGACGCCATCATCTCCATTGAGGACAGCAGGTTCTACGAGCACGCGGGAGTCGACCCCCAGGGCATCCTCCGGGCAGTGATCGCCAACGTGACAAAAGGGGACCAGCAGGGCGCGTCCACCATTACCCAGCAGTACGTCACCAACGTGGTCAATGAGGCCCGGCTGTCCCAGGACCGGCCGGACGAGGTGGTCCTGAGCGGCCAGAAGGACATGGGCGACAAGTTGCGGGAGATGCGGCTGGCCATCGCCCTGGAAAAGAAGTACAGCAAGGACCAGATCCTTGAGGGGTACCTGAACATCGTCTTCTTCAACAGCGATGCCTATGGCGTCGAGGCGGCGGCCCGGTACTTCTTCGGCACCACCGCAAAGGACCTCACGCTGCCGCAGGCTGCCCTCCTGGCCGGGCTGGTCAACAGCCCCACGTTCTACAACCCGGCCATCAACCCCGAGAACTCGCTGGCGCGACGCAACCAGGTCCTTGACGAGATGCTTCGCCTCAGGAAAATCACCCAGGCGCAGCATGACGAAGCAAAAGCTACACCCGTGGAACTCAAGATCACCCCGGAGCGCCAAGGCTGCGCCAATGCCGCCATGGCCCCCTACTTCTGCGACTACATCTCCCACCTCATCCTCAACAACCCCGCCTTCGGGCCCAACGAAGTCGAACGTGAGCGCAAGCTGTACAGGGGTGGGCTGACCATCGTCACCACCTTGGACAGCCGGCTGCAGGCGGCTGCTCAGGCCCAGGTGGACAGCACAGCGGGCGCCAACCCGGATAAGTGGGGTGCAGCCCTGGTCACGGTGCAACCGGGAACGGGCAAGATCCTGGCAATGGCCCAGAACACCGCGTTCCTGCCCGAACCGGGCAAGTTCGACACCCAGCTGAACTTCAACGTCGATGCCCGGGACCCGCAGGGGAATGACCTGAACGGTGCGGGCGGCTTCCAAACCGGATCCACCATGAAGCCATTCACCTTCGCGGAGTGGCTCAATGAGGGCAAGTCCCTGACCACAGAGATTGATGCTTCACGGCGCGTTTATCCGCTCGGGTTCCCGTGGCGCTCCAGCTGCGGCAAAGTGCTGGGCGCCTACAGCACCGCGCAGAACAACCCCGAGCTGGGTGCGGCCGATGACCTGCAGAATTCCGAGGAGGGCTTCTACCGGAAGATGCCCATCAACTACGGCCTCTACAACTCGATCAATACGGCCACGTTTGCGTCAGCCGCGCAGCTGGATTTTTGCGGCATCCAAAAGATGGTTGATGCCGTTGGACTGCACAGCGGCCTGGATGGAACACCGATCAACATGCACCAGTTGGGCAACCTGCTGGGAGCTACCGGCGTGGCACCGCTCCACTTGGCCAACGCCTTCGCCACCTTCGCCAACGACGGCCGGTACTGCAACCCCATCGCCCTGCTGGACATCAAGGACGCCACGGGCGGAAAGCTTCCCGCCCAAACAACCGAGTGCAGGGACGCGGTGAAGCCGGAGGTGGCGCGCGGCGTCAACAGCGTCCTGCAGGACGTGCTGGTGAGGGGTTCCGGCTTCTGGATCCAGCCGAAGGTTCACGACAAGTGGCCGACGGCTGCCAAGACCGGCACCTCCAACAACAACGGCGCCACCTGGATTGTTGGCTACACCAGCGGGCTGGCCACGGCATCCTTCTTCGGGGACGCGCTCGAAGGCCAGAAACGTGCAGGCCAAAACGTCACCATCAACGGAACGTTCTATCCCCGCCTCGACGGTTACATGATCGCCGGCCCGCAATGGGCAAACTACATGCTCAAGGCGGTTCCCCTCTACCCCGCCGCTCCTTTCCCCGGGCCTCCCCAGTCGATGATCGGTCCGAGTCCGACACCCACGCCCGCGCCTAAGCGGTAGCAACGCAGGGGCTGGCCGTTTGAACCTGCCTTAACAGCTGGCGTTGGTCCGGCCCGGCCGAGCACTTCCACGCTGTTTCGCTTAGCTTCGGGGATGCCGACGGCGGCCGCCTTGGATCCTGAAGCATGAGGCACGCGGGTCCTGGCCCGCCGTTCCAGTTTCTGCCGCAAGGGAAGGTTGGCACGACGGCGGCGCTCCTGATCCGCGCCCGCGCCAGGGAGTGCTCCAGGCTGCGGGTCGTAGGTGGGCAGTGTGGAACTCCGGTCTCCTGGGAGTGGTGGTGCGGTGGAGTGGTAGGTGTGGCCGGTGGGAGTTCGGAGCTTCACGGTGTGGCGTGCCCCGGGATTGGGAGCTGTTGCAGCTGACCAGCCCGGGCTTTCTTTAGTGTGGTTACAGGCTTCGCAGAGTCCTTGGCCGTTGTTGGTTGTGGTGTCGCCTTCGTGGTGCCAGGGGGTGATGTGGTCGTGGTGGCGGATGGGTGCGTCGCAGTATGGGGTGCGGCAGGTGTCGTCGCGGGTTTGGAGGAAGCGTTTGAGTCCTGCCGGGAAGAGCCGGGCTTTGGAGTCCATGCCGATGAGGTCGCCGGTTCCTGGGGCGGTGTAGAGCCGCCTCACCCAGACAGCCATCGCGGGCTCGGGGTCGGCCCGGGTTTCTTCGTTGGTGCTGGGGCCGGCAAGGTTCCGGGGTGCACCGCCGGCAACGGGAGTACCCACACCGGTGGCACTGCCTGCACGGCTGGCGGCGCGGGCGGCGGTGCCCGTGCCCAGTTGATGTCCGGCGGCGAGTTCGCGGGCCCAGGCGGCGGGCACGATGCCGTACCCGGCGAGCCGGGCCGGTTCGCTGTCGCCTTGTAACAGGGTCCGGTCGGTCATGACGAGCTGGACCTGGACCCCGCTGATCCCGCCCGGGGTCCCGGTGATCCGTTCAGCCAAGGTGTCGGCCATGATCTGGCCCGTGGACCGGCCGTCCCCGGAGGACCGGAGGGCGCCGGCTTCCTTGGTAAGGGCAGCGTAGACCGCCACACCCTGGGCGACCGGCAGGAGCGCGGTCAGCCGGGCCATGGTGTCCGGGGCCGGGCGAAGGCTTACCGTCCGTTCCTCCACCGCTTTGGCCGCCCGCCTGGCCACCGAGACGGGGTCGCGCCGGTACGCGGCGGCTTTGACCGCGGAGATGATGGTCCGGTCCCCGGCACCATCAAAGGTGCCGGTGTCGGCGGCAAGTTCCTCATCCACGCCCGCCCGGTCCTCGGGTGAAAGGCAGATGGTTTCCTTCACCACCAGCGTGGTCCGCCACTCACTCAACCGTCCGGACCGGAACGCGGCAAAGGTGTGGGGCATCCCGGTCAGGGTCCTCGCCAGTCCCAGCAGCCGCCCGCCCCGGGACGGGGACTCCCGCCGCGCCAACGCCACCTGCGCCCCGACACCCACTCCAAGCTGATCAGCGGGAACACCGGCAGCAGCCTGCTCCCGCCGCTGCGCCAGGTCGAACGCGACAGTGATCTCGGCCTGCCGCGCCGCCGCAACAGCCTTCACATCCTCAAGCTGCCGGAGCTGATCAATCATCCCCGCACCATTGGCAGCAGCTGGAACATCAGCCAATATACGCAAGGCATCAACAACACCCGGGGCACTGCGGGGAGAAGGAACTTCAGCGCCCGAGGGGTGGCCTGCGCCCGGCCGGACTCCCGCAGGCGAAAGAACATGAACGGCCGTAGCTTGCAGGATGGCCGATTCAGCGGCAGCCGGCTGGGGAGCGGCGGATCCGGCGCCGGCGGGAGGACGAAAATGGGCAGCCGAGACAAGTGCGGTGACGGGCGGTGCGTCAGCAAGTGAAGGAACATGGGCAACCGGGGCGTGCGCGGCCGCCGGACGGGCGTCAGGAGCAGCCGGAATAGGCGCAATTGAGGCGGGCGCGGAGGTGTCCCTGACAGCAGACGGCGCAACGGCAACTGCCCGCCCCGCCTCCACTGCCGCTCCGCCAACCGCTTCCATGACCAAAGTCTTCCAGCACCCACCGACATTCCAGCCGCCCCTAAAGCCCTATGTGGAAAAGCGGTGGTCCCAGGACGATCGAGTGGACAATGAACGGCGTGGAGAACCTAGAAACAAAGCGGCTGATCCTCCGACCCTGGGAGCCCGAGGATGCAGACTTCGTGCTGGATCTCTACTCCCGCTGGAAGGTGCAGCGCTTCATCGGAAACCCGCCCCGCGTGATGGCGGACCGCGCTGAGGCCGAGGAACGCATCCGGGTGTGGCGAGCCATGGACCATCCGGTCCACGCGGTCTGGGCCGTTCAATTGAAGGACCCAGCTCAACAGGCGAACCCAACCCGCCCAACAAACCCCGCCCACCCAACAAACCCAGCCCAGCAGGCGAACCCAGCCCAACCAACAAACCCACCGCAACAGACAGACCCTGCGCAGCCAAGAATCCCCGGACACAGCAAGCCCGCACTCGCCGGGACGCTGCTCCTCAAGTCCATTCCGGCGTCGGGCGCTGCACTCCCCCTGCAGCCGTCGGGTGACACGGAGATCGGCTGGCATTTCCACCCGGACCTCTGGGGAAAGGGGTACGCCACCGAGGCCGCGGCGGCAGTCCTCGCCTACGCCTTCAATAACGGCGTGCCCAAAGTGGTGGCGGTGACCAACCCCGCCAACGCAGCGTCGCAAAGTGTGTGCACCAGGATCGGACTGCTCCACCAAGGGCAGACCAGCGAGTACTACAACGCCCTGTGCGAGCTGTACGAACTGGCGAACCCGGAAGCTTAGCCCTGCCCCTTCCACAGCCGCTGCCACCAGGGGAGCTCCGGCGTGGGCTCCTCCACCACCTCAGGTGTCCGCGAGGCACGCCTGGCCCGCCACCGCTCCACCTGATCCTCCACGTCACGGGTCTTGGTGACCACCGGCGGCCCGCCCTGAAGCTGCCGGCGCGCATCAATGACGCGGCGGTTGAAATCAGCCAAAAGGTCACGGACCTGCTGTTCGGTGTACTGCGCATCCAACTCGTCGTCCAGCCCGGCGTCCTCCGCCCGGAGCAGGATGGCAGGCGGTCCCAGACCACTGATGTTCTCGCGCTGCAGGAGGCCCTTGACCCACCAGTCGGGATCGTAGGATTCGCCCAGCCCGGGAATCGGCTTA from Pseudarthrobacter chlorophenolicus A6 encodes:
- a CDS encoding DnaJ family domain-containing protein → MGGGASEYRKRLERAAEVRSYRGAGISSEEEAALDALDAKEREKRRKVSDSARAEYLVRDAMAQGKFDNLKYAGKPIPGLGESYDPDWWVKGLLQRENISGLGPPAILLRAEDAGLDDELDAQYTEQQVRDLLADFNRRVIDARRQLQGGPPVVTKTRDVEDQVERWRARRASRTPEVVEEPTPELPWWQRLWKGQG
- a CDS encoding transglycosylase domain-containing protein; translated protein: MAKKKKRRSGFGAALGRFVGFLAASAMCGVLVASLVVPAVAAAGIGVSNSIGFFEGLPKELTVQPPSQSTRVLTSDGQPIATFYAENRVRIPLDQMSPYIKDAIISIEDSRFYEHAGVDPQGILRAVIANVTKGDQQGASTITQQYVTNVVNEARLSQDRPDEVVLSGQKDMGDKLREMRLAIALEKKYSKDQILEGYLNIVFFNSDAYGVEAAARYFFGTTAKDLTLPQAALLAGLVNSPTFYNPAINPENSLARRNQVLDEMLRLRKITQAQHDEAKATPVELKITPERQGCANAAMAPYFCDYISHLILNNPAFGPNEVERERKLYRGGLTIVTTLDSRLQAAAQAQVDSTAGANPDKWGAALVTVQPGTGKILAMAQNTAFLPEPGKFDTQLNFNVDARDPQGNDLNGAGGFQTGSTMKPFTFAEWLNEGKSLTTEIDASRRVYPLGFPWRSSCGKVLGAYSTAQNNPELGAADDLQNSEEGFYRKMPINYGLYNSINTATFASAAQLDFCGIQKMVDAVGLHSGLDGTPINMHQLGNLLGATGVAPLHLANAFATFANDGRYCNPIALLDIKDATGGKLPAQTTECRDAVKPEVARGVNSVLQDVLVRGSGFWIQPKVHDKWPTAAKTGTSNNNGATWIVGYTSGLATASFFGDALEGQKRAGQNVTINGTFYPRLDGYMIAGPQWANYMLKAVPLYPAAPFPGPPQSMIGPSPTPTPAPKR
- a CDS encoding GNAT family N-acetyltransferase, which translates into the protein MNGVENLETKRLILRPWEPEDADFVLDLYSRWKVQRFIGNPPRVMADRAEAEERIRVWRAMDHPVHAVWAVQLKDPAQQANPTRPTNPAHPTNPAQQANPAQPTNPPQQTDPAQPRIPGHSKPALAGTLLLKSIPASGAALPLQPSGDTEIGWHFHPDLWGKGYATEAAAAVLAYAFNNGVPKVVAVTNPANAASQSVCTRIGLLHQGQTSEYYNALCELYELANPEA
- a CDS encoding HNH endonuclease, which encodes MIDQLRQLEDVKAVAAARQAEITVAFDLAQRREQAAAGVPADQLGVGVGAQVALARRESPSRGGRLLGLARTLTGMPHTFAAFRSGRLSEWRTTLVVKETICLSPEDRAGVDEELAADTGTFDGAGDRTIISAVKAAAYRRDPVSVARRAAKAVEERTVSLRPAPDTMARLTALLPVAQGVAVYAALTKEAGALRSSGDGRSTGQIMADTLAERITGTPGGISGVQVQLVMTDRTLLQGDSEPARLAGYGIVPAAWARELAAGHQLGTGTAARAASRAGSATGVGTPVAGGAPRNLAGPSTNEETRADPEPAMAVWVRRLYTAPGTGDLIGMDSKARLFPAGLKRFLQTRDDTCRTPYCDAPIRHHDHITPWHHEGDTTTNNGQGLCEACNHTKESPGWSAATAPNPGARHTVKLRTPTGHTYHSTAPPLPGDRSSTLPTYDPQPGALPGAGADQERRRRANLPLRQKLERRARTRVPHASGSKAAAVGIPEAKRNSVEVLGRAGPTPAVKAGSNGQPLRCYRLGAGVGVGLGPIIDWGGPGKGAAG